One region of Xylanimonas ulmi genomic DNA includes:
- a CDS encoding PspC domain-containing protein — MSTPTPNPQTSDSSQYAYAPPPPRPSPPFYRPTQGRMIGGVCAAVADYFGWERTVVRLLTVASIFLPGPQVLAYIVLWLLVPSEERFWARRAASQPGAPYSAPAHPTTYPTQTP, encoded by the coding sequence ATGAGCACTCCAACCCCGAACCCGCAGACCTCCGACTCCAGCCAGTACGCGTACGCGCCGCCGCCGCCTCGCCCCTCTCCCCCGTTCTACCGGCCCACGCAGGGCCGGATGATCGGCGGCGTGTGCGCCGCCGTCGCCGACTATTTCGGCTGGGAGCGCACCGTCGTGCGACTCCTGACCGTCGCCTCGATCTTCCTGCCCGGCCCGCAGGTGCTGGCGTACATCGTGCTGTGGCTGCTGGTCCCGAGCGAGGAGAGGTTCTGGGCTCGCCGGGCGGCGTCGCAGCCCGGCGCCCCGTACTCAGCGCCGGCGCACCCGACGACGTACCCGACGCAGACGCCGTGA
- a CDS encoding NYN domain-containing protein, with the protein MDTEERLAVFIDYENLALGAREHLGGMQFDFGPIADALAVRGRVVVRRAYADWSYFDEDRRALTRHQVELIEMTQRMGASRKNAADIKMVVDAIEMAFEREYISTFVMCTGDSDFSPLVHKLRELNKRVIGVGVEKSTSRLLPAACDEFLFYDRLEGVDVPDSDDQAARAARSGRGGAGDRGRKRSARAAEAVAHALHAAPTANGAPAAKGGRGRGATTAAADAPAPDAPAPDAPASDAPAPDATTSKGRGRRRTGAAATSGKRANGATPEASDEPATEPALAEPAPASTGPASADPAAADALDTVAVAAAAETDDDESVGDSEAPSMEVQVAQTLANLAASTSGAVTASMLKRTLLRKDPTFAEADYGFRTFGEFLRFLADRGFLVLGTGPAAGDPEVSLPEQGSSDQTFALVRDVVEDAGSPVPLSGLKHRLRRRRPDFSEKALGFRGFLQFCRAAEAAGAVTLTWDDAADDYLVTVA; encoded by the coding sequence ATGGACACCGAGGAGCGCCTAGCCGTCTTCATCGACTACGAGAACCTGGCGCTCGGCGCGCGCGAGCACCTCGGGGGGATGCAGTTCGACTTCGGGCCGATCGCCGACGCGCTCGCCGTGCGCGGCCGGGTGGTGGTGCGGCGGGCGTACGCCGACTGGTCGTACTTTGACGAGGACCGCCGGGCGCTGACCCGCCACCAGGTCGAGCTCATCGAGATGACGCAGCGCATGGGCGCCTCCCGCAAGAACGCCGCCGACATCAAGATGGTGGTCGACGCGATCGAGATGGCCTTCGAGCGCGAGTACATCTCCACCTTTGTGATGTGTACGGGCGACTCGGACTTCTCGCCGCTGGTCCACAAGCTCCGCGAGCTCAACAAACGCGTCATCGGCGTGGGAGTCGAGAAGTCGACCTCGCGCCTGCTGCCGGCCGCCTGCGACGAGTTCCTGTTCTACGACCGCCTCGAAGGCGTCGACGTGCCGGACAGCGACGACCAGGCCGCACGCGCGGCACGCTCCGGGCGGGGCGGCGCGGGTGACCGGGGGCGCAAGCGGTCGGCGCGCGCCGCCGAGGCCGTGGCGCACGCGCTCCACGCGGCGCCCACCGCGAATGGCGCGCCCGCGGCCAAGGGCGGCCGCGGCCGCGGTGCGACGACCGCCGCCGCAGACGCACCGGCGCCCGACGCCCCCGCGCCGGACGCCCCCGCATCGGACGCCCCCGCGCCCGACGCGACCACGAGCAAGGGACGCGGCCGCCGCCGAACGGGAGCCGCCGCCACGTCAGGCAAGCGCGCCAACGGCGCCACCCCCGAGGCGAGCGACGAGCCCGCCACCGAGCCGGCACTCGCCGAGCCAGCGCCGGCCAGCACTGGCCCGGCCAGCGCCGATCCTGCCGCCGCCGACGCCCTGGACACGGTCGCTGTCGCCGCCGCCGCCGAGACCGACGACGACGAGAGTGTGGGGGACAGCGAGGCGCCGTCGATGGAGGTGCAGGTCGCGCAGACGCTCGCGAACCTGGCGGCCTCGACGAGCGGCGCCGTGACGGCGTCGATGCTCAAGCGGACGCTGCTGCGCAAGGACCCGACGTTCGCGGAGGCCGACTACGGCTTCCGCACCTTCGGGGAGTTCCTGCGGTTCCTGGCCGATCGCGGGTTCCTGGTGCTCGGCACGGGGCCCGCGGCGGGCGACCCCGAGGTGTCGCTGCCCGAGCAGGGCAGCAGCGACCAGACCTTCGCGCTCGTGCGCGACGTGGTCGAGGACGCGGGCTCGCCCGTGCCGCTGTCCGGGCTCAAGCATCGGCTGCGCCGTCGTCGGCCGGACTTCTCGGAGAAGGCCCTGGGCTTCCGCGGGTTCCTGCAGTTCTGCCGGGCAGCCGAGGCGGCGGGCGCCGTGACACTGACCTGGGACGACGCCGCCGACGACTATCTTGTGACGGTCGCCTGA
- a CDS encoding O-acetyl-ADP-ribose deacetylase translates to MRITTELGDITRVEADAIVNAANSTLLGGGGVDGAIHAAAGPRLLAACRELRRTTLPDGLPVGDAVATPGFDLPARWVIHTVGPNRHAGQTDPAALASCFTRSLDVAADLGARTLAFPAVGAGVYGWSPDDAANAAIGAVRAWAVARPHVVDHVRFVLFSAPLRAVFDAALAAAGAGAGE, encoded by the coding sequence GTGCGGATCACCACCGAGCTCGGCGACATCACGCGGGTCGAGGCCGACGCCATCGTCAACGCGGCCAACTCGACGCTGCTAGGCGGCGGCGGGGTCGACGGCGCCATCCACGCGGCGGCCGGCCCCCGCCTGCTCGCAGCCTGCCGCGAGCTGCGCCGCACCACGCTGCCCGACGGACTGCCCGTCGGCGACGCGGTCGCTACCCCCGGCTTCGACCTGCCGGCCCGCTGGGTGATCCACACGGTCGGCCCGAACCGGCATGCGGGCCAGACCGACCCGGCGGCGCTCGCCTCCTGCTTCACGCGCTCGCTCGACGTCGCGGCCGACCTCGGCGCGCGGACGCTCGCCTTTCCCGCGGTGGGGGCGGGCGTGTACGGATGGTCGCCCGACGACGCCGCGAACGCCGCGATCGGAGCGGTGCGCGCCTGGGCCGTGGCGCGTCCGCACGTGGTCGACCACGTCCGTTTCGTGCTGTTCAGCGCACCCCTGCGGGCGGTGTTCGACGCCGCCCTGGCTGCGGCGGGCGCCGGGGCGGGCGAGTAG
- a CDS encoding lysophospholipid acyltransferase family protein — MTYRLLRLILSLVAYVTLRPQVVGLHNVPRRGPVILASNHLSFLDSVIIPLVVPRHITFIAKAEYFTGRGLKGRLSRWFFTTMGHIPVDRDDPRAGQRSLQDALRVLERGGAFGIYPEGTRSRDGKLHPGHTGVAWLALAGHATVVPVALVGTDKVQPVGRRLPRPARGIQVRFGAPIDPSRQIAAGVRPAQARRELTDHVMASIHTMSGQALADH; from the coding sequence GTGACCTACCGCCTGCTCCGTCTGATCCTGTCGCTCGTGGCATACGTGACGCTGCGCCCCCAGGTGGTGGGACTGCACAACGTCCCGCGGCGCGGGCCGGTGATCCTGGCCAGCAATCACCTGTCGTTCCTCGACTCGGTGATCATCCCGCTCGTGGTGCCGCGGCACATCACCTTCATCGCCAAGGCCGAGTACTTCACCGGGCGCGGGCTCAAGGGGCGCCTGTCGCGCTGGTTCTTCACGACCATGGGCCACATCCCCGTCGACCGTGACGACCCGCGCGCGGGGCAGCGGTCGCTGCAGGACGCGCTGCGGGTGCTGGAGCGCGGGGGAGCGTTCGGCATCTACCCCGAGGGCACCCGCTCACGCGACGGCAAACTCCACCCGGGGCACACGGGCGTCGCGTGGCTCGCACTCGCGGGGCACGCGACCGTGGTGCCCGTCGCGCTGGTCGGCACCGACAAGGTGCAGCCGGTCGGCCGGCGCCTGCCCCGGCCCGCGCGCGGCATCCAGGTGCGGTTCGGCGCGCCGATCGACCCCTCGCGGCAGATCGCCGCGGGCGTCCGGCCCGCGCAGGCGCGCCGCGAGCTGACCGACCACGTCATGGCGTCGATCCACACCATGAGCGGCCAGGCGCTCGCCGACCACTGA
- a CDS encoding TetR/AcrR family transcriptional regulator has translation MDHQPPADAPEARLDPELVELVRRLWAPAPPSRRGPKAHLSVERIVDAALALADAEGLAAVSMARLGKALGVSPMALYRHVGSKDELLVHLTDRVAADLPALPSEGAWRERMERWMRVQIDLAVRRPWFLDLPLSTVMPGPHRLRWIDEAFAILADLPLSADEKFGIIGLLAQHVLGESRVQIEAARAGGQPYEDLAVMLGQFADPAHYPHLHAAFAGPTATVPETSDPEDDIAFGIHVVLDGVEAYVARRSASEPVRGARHADAHDERDERP, from the coding sequence GTGGACCACCAACCCCCGGCCGACGCCCCCGAGGCCAGGCTTGACCCCGAGCTGGTCGAGCTCGTGCGCCGCCTGTGGGCGCCCGCGCCGCCGTCGCGCCGCGGACCCAAGGCCCACCTGAGCGTCGAGCGCATCGTCGACGCCGCCCTCGCGCTCGCCGACGCCGAAGGGCTCGCCGCCGTGTCGATGGCGCGGCTCGGCAAGGCGCTGGGCGTCTCCCCCATGGCCCTGTACCGGCACGTCGGCAGCAAGGACGAGCTCCTCGTCCACCTCACCGACCGGGTCGCGGCCGACCTGCCCGCCCTGCCGAGCGAGGGCGCCTGGCGCGAGCGCATGGAGCGGTGGATGCGGGTGCAGATCGACCTGGCCGTGCGGCGCCCCTGGTTCCTCGACCTGCCACTGAGCACCGTGATGCCCGGCCCCCATCGCCTGCGGTGGATCGACGAGGCCTTCGCGATCCTGGCCGACCTGCCCCTGAGCGCGGACGAGAAGTTCGGGATCATCGGGCTCCTCGCCCAGCACGTGCTCGGCGAGTCGCGCGTCCAGATCGAGGCAGCGCGCGCGGGCGGCCAGCCGTACGAGGACCTGGCCGTCATGCTCGGGCAGTTCGCCGACCCGGCGCACTACCCGCACCTGCACGCCGCGTTCGCGGGTCCCACGGCGACAGTCCCGGAGACCTCCGACCCCGAGGACGACATCGCCTTCGGCATCCACGTGGTGCTCGACGGCGTCGAGGCCTACGTCGCTCGACGGAGCGCATCGGAGCCTGTCAGGGGCGCCCGGCATGCTGACGCGCATGACGAGCGAGACGAGCGGCCCTGA
- a CDS encoding ABC transporter permease, with translation MTTLTTTPHLTPARQGPLTAVRHALADAATMAGRSLRLARRDIDVLVTATAVPVMILLMFTFVFGGAVDVGIDYIQYATPGIILLCAGFGAASTAVAVEQDMSGGMVDRLRSLPTTPWTFLFGHVVAAMARNLVTTGVVFAVAAALGFRPSAGVLGWLAAVGLLTLFINAIAWAAAFNGAVVRSPEAAGAFSFVVMFFPYVSSAFVPVETLPTWMRGFAQHQPVTPLIETVRGLLVPGTPGAVSGDELGSTALLAVVWCLGLTVVFAALAAWAYRRRR, from the coding sequence ATGACCACCCTGACCACCACGCCGCACCTGACGCCCGCCCGTCAGGGCCCGCTGACCGCCGTGCGCCACGCTCTGGCCGACGCCGCGACCATGGCCGGGCGCTCGCTGCGCCTGGCCCGCCGCGACATCGACGTGCTGGTCACGGCGACCGCCGTGCCGGTCATGATCCTGCTGATGTTCACGTTCGTCTTCGGCGGCGCCGTGGACGTGGGCATCGACTACATCCAGTACGCGACCCCCGGGATCATCCTGCTGTGCGCGGGCTTCGGGGCCGCGAGCACCGCCGTCGCCGTCGAGCAGGACATGTCGGGCGGCATGGTCGACCGGCTGCGCTCGCTGCCGACGACGCCCTGGACGTTCCTGTTCGGGCATGTGGTCGCGGCGATGGCCCGCAACCTCGTGACCACGGGCGTGGTGTTCGCCGTCGCGGCGGCGCTCGGGTTCCGCCCGTCCGCCGGAGTGCTCGGGTGGCTCGCCGCCGTCGGCCTGCTGACGCTGTTCATCAACGCGATCGCGTGGGCCGCGGCGTTCAACGGCGCCGTCGTGCGCAGTCCCGAGGCTGCGGGGGCGTTCAGCTTCGTCGTGATGTTCTTCCCGTACGTCTCCAGCGCGTTCGTGCCGGTCGAGACGCTGCCGACCTGGATGCGCGGGTTCGCCCAGCACCAGCCGGTGACGCCGCTCATCGAGACCGTGCGCGGCCTGCTCGTGCCCGGCACACCGGGCGCCGTGAGCGGTGACGAGCTCGGGTCGACGGCGCTGCTCGCCGTCGTGTGGTGCCTGGGCCTGACCGTGGTGTTCGCGGCGCTCGCAGCGTGGGCCTACCGCCGACGGCGCTGA
- a CDS encoding methylenetetrahydrofolate reductase produces the protein MVDEGHVPHGGPTDAPRRPIHRPTVSFELMPPRRPEAAPRFWETARRLVAVHPDFISVTYGAGGGDRATAHRVVSTLLAGTPVLPIAHLTCVGASREDVSAVIDDFLEAGVRAFLALRGDPPHDQPDWRPPADGVHSSVELVRLLREVEASRAAADPSSALRGAAHPLSIAVATFPNGNPGAGTTRTQEVCRLLEKQEAGASFAITQLFYEPESYVEFVADARAAGITIPILAGLLPATDPRRLRRVEELTGVAAPSDLLAALDALDDPEAQHACGVARSVELAQAVLDAGAPGLHVYTFNKHRPALDLLDGVGLLRREAPDLLEPTTDVRVSASR, from the coding sequence GTGGTCGATGAGGGACACGTGCCGCACGGCGGCCCCACCGACGCCCCGAGGCGCCCGATCCATCGCCCCACGGTGTCCTTCGAGCTCATGCCCCCGCGCCGACCCGAGGCCGCGCCACGGTTCTGGGAGACGGCCCGCCGCCTGGTCGCGGTGCACCCCGACTTCATCTCGGTGACCTACGGCGCCGGCGGCGGGGACCGCGCGACGGCGCACCGCGTCGTGTCGACCCTGCTCGCCGGCACCCCAGTGCTGCCCATCGCGCATCTGACCTGCGTCGGCGCCTCGCGGGAGGACGTCTCGGCGGTCATCGACGACTTCCTGGAGGCCGGCGTGCGCGCGTTCCTCGCGCTGCGCGGCGACCCGCCCCACGACCAGCCCGACTGGCGTCCGCCGGCCGACGGCGTCCACTCCAGCGTCGAGCTCGTGCGCCTGCTGCGCGAGGTCGAGGCCTCCCGCGCCGCGGCCGATCCGAGCTCGGCGCTGCGCGGCGCCGCCCATCCCCTGTCGATCGCGGTCGCCACGTTCCCGAACGGCAACCCGGGCGCGGGCACCACGCGCACGCAGGAGGTGTGCCGCCTGCTCGAGAAGCAGGAGGCGGGCGCGAGCTTCGCGATCACCCAGCTCTTCTACGAGCCCGAGTCCTATGTCGAGTTCGTCGCCGACGCACGCGCCGCCGGGATCACGATCCCGATCCTCGCGGGCCTGCTGCCCGCGACCGATCCACGGCGCCTGCGGCGGGTCGAGGAGCTGACGGGCGTCGCCGCGCCGTCGGACCTGCTCGCGGCGCTCGACGCGCTCGACGACCCCGAGGCGCAGCACGCCTGCGGCGTCGCGCGCTCGGTCGAGCTCGCGCAGGCGGTGCTCGACGCCGGGGCGCCCGGCCTGCACGTCTACACGTTCAACAAGCACCGCCCGGCGCTCGACCTGCTCGACGGCGTCGGCCTGTTGCGGCGCGAGGCGCCCGACCTGTTGGAGCCGACCACCGACGTGCGGGTCAGCGCGAGCCGGTAG
- a CDS encoding DNA-3-methyladenine glycosylase I translates to MTSETSGPDHSPAPARCFGDGDPLYEAYHDDEWGRPVHGEAALLERIALEGFQSGLSWLTVLRKREAFREVFHGFDPALVATMSGDDVERLMGDARIIRNRAKIEATIDNGRAVLALHEAGRTLDEVFWSFAPPPRATNPATFADLEGFTAESKAMSKELKRLGFRFFGPTTAYAAMQACGLVDDHLATCPMVLARTAVADPQAGA, encoded by the coding sequence ATGACGAGCGAGACGAGCGGCCCTGACCACAGCCCCGCCCCCGCGCGCTGCTTCGGTGACGGCGACCCGCTCTACGAGGCCTACCACGACGACGAGTGGGGCCGGCCGGTGCACGGCGAGGCCGCGCTGCTCGAGCGCATCGCGCTCGAGGGCTTCCAGTCGGGCCTGTCATGGCTCACGGTGCTGCGTAAGCGCGAGGCGTTCCGCGAGGTCTTCCACGGCTTCGACCCGGCCCTCGTGGCGACGATGTCGGGCGACGACGTCGAACGCCTGATGGGCGACGCCCGGATCATCCGCAACCGCGCCAAGATCGAGGCCACGATCGACAACGGTCGCGCCGTGCTCGCGCTGCACGAGGCGGGCCGCACGCTCGATGAGGTGTTCTGGTCGTTCGCTCCGCCGCCGCGCGCGACGAACCCCGCCACGTTCGCGGACCTGGAGGGGTTCACGGCCGAGTCGAAGGCGATGTCCAAGGAGCTCAAGCGGCTCGGCTTCCGCTTCTTCGGCCCGACGACGGCGTACGCCGCCATGCAGGCGTGCGGGCTGGTGGACGACCACCTCGCCACGTGCCCGATGGTGCTGGCCCGCACGGCTGTCGCCGACCCGCAGGCGGGCGCATGA
- a CDS encoding MFS transporter, which yields MPLLSPPPNASLQRVRWSLIAMFGVFGVIQTSWLGRLPSVREDLTVTAGQLGAVLVVGAIGSLVGVATIGALIVRFGSATMLRIGMLGAFAGFVVSGVATMVGSVELFTLGVLLNGIVGPATFVPVNLEAARLEKPLGRAVLPHVHAAFSVGALIGSAIAAATSVIGLHVSWHIIAVAVLVTIARAVLIAPGTALQDEPRRPQRDATPRAADGPGRPLLARLTASARARGRSSGALRAWTEPRTLLIGLVLLAATMSEGAAANWLNLAVVDGFATREAVGAAAYATFVVSMLTVRLLGPALIDRFGRVAVLRVSGVSALLGLLVFGLGPSLPFAWAGIVLWGVGAAMAYPVGTAAAADDPTKAAARVSVVSSFGSIAALSAPPVLGLLADSWGVRHALLVITLAMVVSLAAAGQVRPEVPGAEANRRPGRVADREPAVAGSV from the coding sequence ATGCCTTTGCTCTCGCCCCCGCCAAACGCCAGCCTCCAGCGGGTCCGCTGGTCCCTCATCGCGATGTTCGGCGTCTTCGGCGTCATCCAGACGAGTTGGCTCGGGCGCCTGCCCTCGGTGCGCGAGGACCTCACCGTCACGGCCGGGCAGCTCGGCGCCGTGCTCGTGGTCGGCGCCATCGGGTCGCTCGTCGGCGTCGCGACCATCGGCGCCCTCATCGTCCGCTTCGGCTCCGCGACGATGCTGCGCATCGGCATGCTCGGCGCCTTCGCCGGGTTCGTGGTCTCGGGCGTCGCGACCATGGTGGGCTCGGTCGAGCTGTTCACCCTCGGCGTGCTGCTCAACGGAATCGTCGGACCGGCCACCTTCGTCCCCGTCAACCTCGAGGCCGCCCGCCTCGAAAAGCCGCTCGGCCGGGCCGTGCTCCCCCACGTCCACGCCGCGTTCTCCGTCGGCGCGCTGATCGGCAGCGCCATCGCCGCGGCGACGTCGGTGATCGGCCTGCACGTCTCCTGGCACATCATCGCCGTCGCCGTGCTCGTCACGATCGCGCGCGCTGTGCTGATCGCGCCGGGCACCGCCCTTCAGGACGAGCCGCGCCGCCCCCAGCGCGACGCCACGCCCCGCGCCGCCGACGGCCCCGGCCGCCCGCTCCTCGCGCGCCTCACCGCGAGCGCCCGCGCCCGTGGCCGCTCCAGCGGCGCCCTGCGGGCCTGGACCGAGCCGCGCACCCTGCTGATCGGGCTGGTGCTGTTGGCCGCGACGATGTCGGAGGGCGCCGCCGCCAACTGGCTCAACCTCGCGGTGGTCGACGGCTTCGCCACGCGCGAGGCCGTGGGAGCGGCCGCGTACGCCACGTTCGTCGTCTCGATGCTGACGGTGCGCCTGCTGGGCCCGGCGCTCATCGACAGGTTCGGCCGCGTCGCGGTGCTGCGCGTCTCGGGCGTCTCGGCCCTGCTCGGCCTCCTGGTGTTCGGCCTGGGCCCCTCGCTCCCGTTCGCCTGGGCGGGCATCGTGCTGTGGGGCGTGGGCGCCGCGATGGCCTACCCCGTCGGCACCGCGGCCGCGGCCGACGACCCCACCAAGGCGGCCGCGCGTGTGTCCGTGGTCAGCTCGTTCGGGTCGATCGCCGCGCTGTCCGCGCCGCCCGTCCTCGGGCTGCTCGCGGACTCGTGGGGGGTGCGCCACGCCCTGCTGGTCATCACCCTCGCGATGGTCGTCAGCCTCGCCGCGGCGGGTCAGGTGCGCCCCGAGGTCCCGGGCGCCGAGGCCAACAGGAGGCCGGGCCGCGTCGCGGATCGTGAGCCCGCCGTCGCCGGGTCCGTGTAG
- a CDS encoding LLM class F420-dependent oxidoreductase gives MKLGAHLMRFDSVEPAALRRELGDTAAYAEEAGLAWLSVMDHYWQMMSAGFPAEDPMLEAYTTLGYLAGRTETVRLGTLVTGVTYRHPGLLAKIVATLDVLSGGRATFGVGAAWYEQEHAGLGVPFPPLRERFEMLEETVRIARQMYSDDDGPFEGAHYRLARTLNRPQPLSRPEVMIGGSGERKTLRLVAQYADACNLFAATPDDLRHKLDVLRAHCDDVGRDITQIRITMLANSDKLVAGDVDGFVADARPFAALGVDTMILHPPATSLAAWVRDAVAPAVERVADLG, from the coding sequence ATGAAGCTCGGCGCCCACCTGATGCGATTCGACTCGGTCGAGCCCGCCGCGCTGCGGCGCGAGCTCGGCGACACCGCCGCCTACGCCGAGGAGGCGGGCCTGGCCTGGCTGTCGGTCATGGACCACTACTGGCAGATGATGAGCGCCGGGTTCCCCGCCGAGGACCCGATGCTCGAGGCCTACACGACGCTCGGCTACCTGGCCGGGCGCACCGAGACGGTGCGGCTCGGCACGCTCGTCACGGGCGTGACCTACCGCCACCCCGGGCTGCTCGCCAAGATCGTCGCCACGCTCGACGTGCTCTCGGGCGGGCGCGCGACCTTCGGCGTCGGCGCGGCCTGGTACGAGCAGGAGCACGCGGGGCTCGGCGTCCCGTTCCCGCCGCTGCGCGAGCGCTTCGAGATGCTCGAGGAGACCGTGCGGATCGCCCGGCAGATGTACTCCGACGACGACGGCCCGTTCGAGGGCGCGCACTACCGCCTCGCGCGCACCCTCAACCGCCCCCAGCCGCTGAGCCGACCCGAGGTCATGATCGGCGGCTCGGGTGAGCGCAAGACGCTGCGGCTGGTCGCCCAGTACGCCGACGCGTGCAACCTCTTCGCCGCCACCCCCGACGACCTGCGCCACAAGCTCGACGTGCTGCGCGCGCACTGCGACGACGTCGGGCGCGACATCACGCAGATCCGCATCACCATGCTCGCGAACAGCGACAAGCTGGTCGCCGGCGACGTCGACGGGTTCGTCGCGGACGCCCGGCCGTTCGCGGCGCTCGGGGTCGACACGATGATCCTGCACCCGCCGGCCACGTCGCTCGCCGCGTGGGTGCGCGACGCCGTCGCACCCGCGGTCGAGCGCGTCGCCGACCTCGGGTGA
- a CDS encoding ATP-binding cassette domain-containing protein: MSDVVVRAEGLRKAYGAVPVLEGVDLALRRGEVLALLGPNGAGKTTTVKILTTLLRPDGGRASVAGFDVVRDAAQVRRVISLTGQQVALDLKQTGRENLTMVARLSRVPRRQVRQRVADLLDGVGLTDVAERRVATYSGGMRRRLDLAAGLVARPQVLFLDEPTTGLDPRSRRALWDLVRDVVAGGTSLLLTTQYLDEADELADRVALIDAGRVAAEGTADELKRRVGQARVELDLAAADDVVRVRSAFADLLGEAAADGPPTEGLARGVALPTDGSLAHVRELIARVEATGVVPAGWRLREPTLDDVFLTLTGHLHHAAGIATTSAETQEKAA, translated from the coding sequence ATGTCCGACGTCGTCGTGCGCGCCGAAGGCCTGCGCAAGGCCTACGGCGCAGTGCCCGTCCTCGAGGGGGTCGACCTCGCACTGCGCCGCGGCGAGGTCCTCGCCCTGCTCGGCCCCAACGGAGCGGGCAAGACCACCACCGTCAAGATCCTCACCACGCTGCTGCGGCCCGACGGCGGCCGCGCGAGCGTCGCCGGCTTCGACGTCGTGCGCGACGCCGCCCAGGTGCGCCGCGTCATCAGCCTCACCGGGCAGCAGGTCGCCCTCGACCTCAAGCAGACCGGGCGCGAGAACCTCACGATGGTCGCGCGCCTATCGCGCGTGCCGCGCCGCCAGGTCCGGCAGCGCGTCGCCGACCTGCTCGACGGCGTCGGGCTGACCGACGTCGCCGAGCGCCGCGTCGCGACCTACTCGGGCGGCATGCGCCGCCGCCTCGACCTCGCCGCGGGCCTCGTCGCGCGCCCCCAGGTGCTGTTCCTCGACGAGCCCACCACGGGCCTCGACCCGCGCAGCCGCCGGGCCCTGTGGGACCTGGTGCGCGACGTCGTCGCCGGCGGCACCTCGTTGCTGTTGACCACGCAGTACCTCGACGAGGCCGACGAGCTCGCCGACCGTGTCGCGCTCATCGACGCCGGACGCGTCGCGGCCGAGGGCACCGCCGACGAGCTCAAGCGGCGCGTCGGCCAGGCGCGCGTCGAGCTCGACCTCGCCGCCGCCGACGACGTCGTGCGCGTCAGGTCCGCGTTCGCCGACCTGCTCGGCGAGGCCGCCGCCGACGGACCGCCGACCGAGGGCCTCGCGCGCGGCGTCGCGCTGCCCACCGACGGCTCGCTGGCCCACGTGCGCGAGCTCATCGCGCGGGTCGAGGCCACCGGCGTCGTCCCGGCGGGGTGGCGCCTGCGCGAGCCCACGCTCGACGACGTCTTCCTCACGCTGACCGGCCACCTGCACCACGCGGCGGGCATCGCCACCACCAGCGCCGAGACCCAGGAGAAGGCCGCATGA
- a CDS encoding App1 family protein, with the protein MSERPEHISPSTADGKAASRAHVAAIIEDRVIAALGALLRGGAGWLPRVEPYTGFGTPRRVRVLARVLLSPRRLGHGAPRPVQRGFRTFLTLPAPGRRVIVTVGDTVVEAVSDRAGYIDVEVDLPTGAPLEPGWQRATLRTTDPYGVEVHAGLVVVGDDARLGVISDIDDTAMVTAVPTLFVAAWNMLWVRAAARRAVRGMAELYASVAQAHPDAPFVYLSAGAWNTARTLRRFLARHGYPPGPLLLTDFGPTQTGWFRSGRQHKTTSLERLFATFPQVRWLLVGDDGQQDPEIYAQAAREHPDTVLAIGIRTMSRTERVIATAGAAKDRRPGEAASSAASRTEQVAAAVRPVVTGRDGEELAAGLATVPGLLDSTD; encoded by the coding sequence GTGAGCGAACGCCCGGAGCACATCTCCCCGAGCACAGCCGACGGCAAGGCCGCCTCGCGCGCGCACGTCGCCGCGATCATCGAGGACCGCGTCATCGCGGCGCTCGGGGCGCTGCTGCGCGGCGGCGCCGGCTGGCTGCCGCGCGTCGAGCCGTACACGGGCTTCGGCACGCCGCGGCGCGTGCGCGTGCTGGCGCGCGTGCTGCTGTCACCGCGCCGCCTCGGGCACGGCGCGCCGCGGCCCGTCCAGCGGGGCTTTCGCACCTTCCTGACGCTGCCCGCCCCCGGCCGCCGCGTGATCGTGACGGTGGGCGACACCGTGGTCGAGGCCGTCTCCGACCGCGCGGGATACATCGACGTCGAGGTCGACCTGCCCACCGGCGCCCCGTTGGAGCCCGGATGGCAGCGCGCGACGCTGCGCACCACCGACCCGTACGGCGTCGAGGTGCACGCGGGCCTCGTCGTCGTCGGCGACGACGCACGCCTCGGCGTGATCAGCGACATCGACGACACCGCCATGGTCACCGCGGTCCCCACGCTGTTCGTCGCGGCGTGGAACATGCTGTGGGTCCGCGCCGCGGCGCGACGGGCGGTGCGCGGCATGGCCGAGCTGTATGCGAGCGTCGCGCAGGCGCACCCCGACGCCCCGTTCGTGTACCTCTCGGCGGGCGCGTGGAACACGGCCCGCACGCTGCGGCGGTTCCTCGCCCGGCACGGCTACCCACCCGGTCCCCTCCTGCTGACCGACTTCGGGCCCACACAGACGGGGTGGTTTCGCAGCGGGCGCCAGCACAAGACGACGTCGCTCGAACGGCTGTTCGCGACGTTCCCGCAGGTGCGCTGGCTGCTGGTGGGCGACGACGGGCAGCAGGACCCTGAGATCTACGCGCAGGCCGCGCGCGAGCACCCCGACACGGTGCTGGCGATCGGCATCCGGACCATGAGCCGCACCGAGCGCGTCATCGCGACGGCGGGCGCCGCGAAGGACCGGCGCCCGGGCGAGGCGGCGTCGTCGGCGGCGAGCCGCACCGAGCAGGTGGCCGCGGCGGTGCGCCCCGTCGTGACGGGGCGCGACGGCGAGGAGCTGGCCGCCGGGCTCGCGACGGTGCCGGGGCTGCTGGACTCGACCGACTGA